The Dioscorea cayenensis subsp. rotundata cultivar TDr96_F1 chromosome 7, TDr96_F1_v2_PseudoChromosome.rev07_lg8_w22 25.fasta, whole genome shotgun sequence genome includes a region encoding these proteins:
- the LOC120265792 gene encoding probable LRR receptor-like serine/threonine-protein kinase At1g51880: MNMFHLKLLLLILLFHATESAFPDTYQWISIDCGAESYTLDTETLINWEPDNEYIQTGMNKNVTQTYTNITMQMQSLRYFPQSTNTPNCYFFITDDIEKYLVRASFYYGNYDGLMKPPTFDVSVNGFKWMTVVTSSSQDKPIVIEAIFSLGHDSMQVCMESTKNGDVPFISSLEVVQLPFTTYSMIDLQSAFLLQQRATFGRREDVEYTGDFTGDMFNRIWKAEGFPNYNNISSSPQFMEVYVENEPPNTVVENAIEASSLFGPIILSFNPSQTNQSLCAILYFIEVSNLRQMNDSREFQIDIGTTKNASAVNLQLGNSVVVTLYHEWVDGPVNITMKAVQGSSLPPLINAMEVYSTMKMQSPPSSDASRVLLSFTYFVLCFLCILI, from the exons ATGAATATGTTTCATTTGAAGCTATTACTATTAATTCTACTATTCCATGCAACAGAGTCAGCATTCCCTG ATACTTATCAATGGATTAGCATTGACTGTGGAGCAGAATCATACACATTGGACACTGAGACTCTGATCAATTGGGAGCCTGACAATGAATACATTCAGACAGGAATGAACAAGAATGTCAcacaaacatacacaaacatcACCATGCAAATGCAAAGCTTGAGATACTTCCCACAAAGCACAAACACTCCAAACTGTTACTTTTTCATCACTGATGATATTGAGAAGTATTTAGTAAGGGCAAGTTTCTATTATGGCAACTATGATGGCCTAATGAAGCCACCAACCTTTGATGTATCAGTGAATGGATTCAAGTGGATGACAGTGGTGACTTCTTCAAGCCAAGATAAACCCATAGTCATCGAAGCCATCTTTTCGCTTGGTCATGATTCAATGCAAGTGTGTATGGAAAGTACTAAAAATGGTGATGTTCCATTCATTTCATCACTTGAGGTTGTGCAACTTCCCTTTACAACTTATAGCATGATAGACTTACAATCAGCTTTTCTTCTCCAACAAAGAGCCACATTTGGAAGAAGAGAAGATGTTGA GTACACCGGAGACTTCACAGGTGATATGTTCAACAGAATTTGGAAAGCAGAGGGATTTCCAAACTATAATAacatctcttcttctcctcagtTTATGGAAGTCTATGTTGAGAATGAGCCACCAAATACTGTTGTAGAAAATGCAATTGAAGCATCAAGCTTGTTTGGTCCAATAATCTTGTCATTCAATCCAAGTCAGACCAATCAGTCATTGTGTGCAATCCTGTACTTTATAGAGGTTAGCAATTTGCGCCAAATGAACGATAGCCGGGAGTTTCAGATCGACATAGGCACGACGAAGAATGCGTCGGCAGTGAATCTCCAGCTGGGCAATTCTGTTGTTGTGACTTTGTATCATGAATGGGTTGATGGTCCTGTTAATATAACAATGAAAGCAGTTCAAGGTTCTTCACTGCCACCATTGATCAATGCCATGGAAGTATACTCAACTATGAAGATGCAATCCCCACCATCTTCAGATGCTTCAAGAGTTCTTTTatcatttacttattttgttctttgttttctctgtattttgatttaa